In Blastopirellula sp. J2-11, a single genomic region encodes these proteins:
- a CDS encoding alpha/beta fold hydrolase: protein MLAPADWRKLYPFASHTLDLDGQRYHYVDEGAGKPILFVHGNPTWSFYWRNLIQAFQGSHRTLAVDHIGCGLSDKPQNYEYTLEQHIDNLTRFLDRLDLRDVTLAVHDWGGAIGLGAAVRQPERFERLILFNTGAFPPPYVPWRIFACRAPVIGNAAMRGLNLFARAAITMATEKPERMTPEVTAGLLAPYDNWANRVAISRFVGDIPLSPRHPTYATLKHIEQHLPDLQQKPIQMIWGAKDWCFTLECLKRFQTYWPQAESHVLEDAGHYVIEDAHERIVPLVESFLQRTAT, encoded by the coding sequence ATGCTCGCGCCGGCCGATTGGCGGAAGCTCTATCCTTTCGCCTCCCATACGCTCGACCTGGATGGTCAACGGTATCACTACGTGGATGAAGGAGCGGGAAAACCGATTCTGTTTGTCCACGGGAACCCGACTTGGTCGTTCTATTGGCGGAACTTGATCCAGGCGTTTCAGGGAAGCCATCGCACGCTGGCGGTCGATCACATCGGCTGCGGGCTGAGCGATAAGCCGCAGAATTACGAATACACGCTCGAGCAGCATATCGACAATCTAACCCGCTTTCTCGATCGGTTAGATCTGCGTGACGTGACTTTGGCCGTGCATGACTGGGGAGGCGCAATTGGACTGGGCGCCGCCGTTCGCCAGCCAGAGCGATTCGAGCGGCTGATCCTGTTTAATACCGGGGCCTTTCCGCCGCCGTACGTGCCGTGGAGAATCTTTGCGTGTCGTGCGCCGGTGATCGGCAACGCCGCGATGCGCGGATTGAATCTATTCGCTCGTGCGGCGATCACGATGGCGACCGAAAAGCCAGAGCGGATGACGCCTGAGGTAACTGCGGGTCTGCTTGCGCCGTACGACAACTGGGCGAATCGCGTTGCGATTTCGCGGTTTGTCGGGGATATTCCGCTTTCGCCGCGACATCCGACCTACGCGACGCTCAAGCATATCGAACAGCATTTGCCTGACCTGCAGCAGAAGCCGATTCAGATGATCTGGGGAGCGAAGGACTGGTGCTTTACGCTGGAGTGCCTGAAGCGATTTCAAACGTATTGGCCTCAGGCCGAGTCGCATGTATTAGAAGACGCTGGTCACTATGTGATTGAAGACGCGCACGAGCGCATTGTTCCGTTGGTCGAATCCTTTCTGCAGCGAACCGCCACATGA
- a CDS encoding efflux RND transporter periplasmic adaptor subunit, with product MKISAIAAVILALVSLSLSGCETQTAESHEAAHAETSEAAHGETHGETHEEGHHEHVILVTSPLRKDVISTQQYVCQIHSCQHIEVRALEGGYLEEIRVNEGQAVKKGDLMFKILPTLFQAKLNAEVAEANRIGIELKNAQTLNQKGIVSPQELAIKQAELAKAQAKVELARAELDFTNVTAPFDGIVDRQHCQLGSLIEDGDVLTTYSDNSVMWVYFNVPEARYLEYKSDLDDNPSADPLQIELKLANGKVFSQPGKIGAIEADFNNTTGNIAFRADFDNPKGLLRNGQTGTILIHRTLKDVIVIPQRATYEILAKRYAFVVDKDNVVHQRDLTIESEQDDIFVIKDGLEEGDKIILEGIRQVRDGDKIEFKYTAPEEVLGNLKYHAE from the coding sequence ATGAAAATCTCAGCTATTGCAGCCGTCATCTTGGCGCTGGTTTCTCTTTCTCTGTCCGGCTGCGAGACGCAGACGGCCGAATCGCACGAAGCCGCGCATGCGGAAACGTCAGAAGCGGCGCATGGGGAAACCCATGGCGAAACGCACGAAGAGGGACATCATGAACATGTCATTCTGGTCACCAGCCCGCTTCGAAAAGATGTAATCAGTACGCAACAGTACGTCTGTCAGATCCACTCGTGTCAACACATTGAAGTTCGCGCCTTGGAAGGTGGATATCTAGAAGAGATCCGCGTCAACGAAGGTCAGGCGGTGAAGAAGGGGGATCTTATGTTCAAGATCCTGCCGACGCTATTTCAAGCCAAACTCAACGCCGAAGTCGCCGAGGCCAACCGAATCGGCATCGAACTGAAGAACGCACAAACGCTCAACCAAAAAGGGATTGTCTCGCCGCAGGAACTTGCAATCAAGCAGGCCGAACTCGCGAAGGCGCAAGCCAAAGTCGAACTGGCGCGGGCCGAATTGGACTTTACCAACGTGACGGCGCCTTTCGATGGCATTGTGGATCGTCAGCACTGCCAGCTGGGAAGCTTAATTGAAGATGGAGACGTGCTCACCACATATTCCGACAATAGCGTGATGTGGGTCTACTTCAACGTCCCAGAGGCGCGCTATCTCGAATACAAGTCAGATCTCGACGACAATCCGAGCGCCGATCCGTTGCAAATTGAACTGAAGCTGGCCAACGGCAAGGTCTTCTCTCAGCCGGGCAAGATTGGTGCGATCGAAGCCGATTTCAACAATACGACCGGCAACATTGCGTTTCGCGCAGACTTCGATAACCCGAAGGGGTTGCTGCGCAACGGCCAGACCGGCACCATCTTGATCCACCGCACTCTGAAAGATGTGATCGTCATCCCGCAGCGAGCGACTTACGAGATTCTCGCCAAGCGGTACGCTTTCGTCGTCGACAAAGACAATGTCGTTCATCAGCGCGACCTCACGATTGAAAGCGAACAGGATGACATCTTTGTGATCAAAGATGGGCTCGAAGAGGGTGACAAAATCATCCTCGAAGGAATTCGACAGGTTCGTGATGGCGACAAAATTGAATTCAAATACACCGCTCCTGAAGAAGTTCTTGGCAACTTGAAGTATCACGCAGAATAG
- a CDS encoding 6-pyruvoyl trahydropterin synthase family protein, with product MTETYWVRIAKDNLVFSAGHFITFAGGTCERVHGHNYRVEAEIFGPLDENHYVVDFIAARDALAQIVGELDHRMLLPTAHPQIHVVADGKEVTAKFEDRRWVFPQAECVLLPVPNTTTELLARYVGRRLLDLLQERTGVRPQHLRIAIDENYGQWGVCELRGE from the coding sequence ATGACCGAAACCTACTGGGTACGCATTGCGAAAGACAATCTTGTCTTTAGCGCCGGCCACTTTATTACGTTCGCCGGCGGAACCTGCGAACGCGTGCATGGTCATAACTATCGCGTCGAAGCCGAAATTTTCGGCCCTCTTGACGAGAACCATTATGTCGTCGACTTTATCGCCGCTCGCGATGCGTTGGCGCAGATCGTGGGAGAGCTTGATCATCGGATGCTGCTGCCGACCGCGCATCCCCAGATCCACGTTGTCGCCGATGGCAAAGAGGTGACGGCCAAATTCGAAGATCGTCGCTGGGTTTTTCCGCAGGCCGAATGCGTTTTGTTGCCTGTGCCGAATACGACGACAGAACTGCTTGCGCGCTACGTTGGGCGCCGGTTGTTGGACCTGCTCCAAGAGCGGACCGGCGTTCGCCCCCAACATCTACGCATCGCGATTGACGAGAACTACGGTCAATGGGGCGTCTGCGAATTGCGCGGCGAATAA
- a CDS encoding chemotaxis protein CheX gives MQVEYINPFIRSMTNTFDTMLGCQIKRGSLVLVQDFKGSYDVCGVIGLSGRAQGVVVVNLSQSVAIQAAAAMLMMEPSEFDGLNDDVVDAVGEIANMVAGAAKAELEEFELSISLPNVVVGSPPDIRFPSEVHAIAIPFECPWGPMSLKVGFAPVGVLA, from the coding sequence ATGCAGGTCGAATATATCAACCCGTTCATTCGTTCGATGACCAATACCTTCGATACGATGCTCGGGTGCCAGATCAAGCGAGGATCGCTTGTTCTCGTCCAAGACTTCAAAGGCTCTTACGACGTCTGCGGCGTGATCGGACTTTCCGGTCGAGCCCAAGGAGTCGTGGTTGTTAACCTTTCGCAAAGCGTCGCAATTCAAGCCGCCGCAGCGATGTTGATGATGGAACCCTCCGAATTTGACGGGCTAAACGATGATGTCGTCGACGCCGTGGGCGAAATCGCCAACATGGTCGCCGGCGCCGCCAAAGCGGAACTCGAAGAATTCGAGCTTTCGATCAGTCTGCCGAACGTAGTGGTCGGATCGCCTCCGGACATTCGCTTTCCGTCCGAAGTGCATGCGATTGCGATTCCGTTCGAGTGCCCTTGGGGCCCCATGTCGCTGAAAGTCGGCTTCGCACCGGTTGGCGTGCTGGCGTAG
- a CDS encoding efflux RND transporter permease subunit: protein MFSKFLHRPALAIVISLLILFMGGLAITSLPISQFPSVAPPSVVVAVSFPGASAKILVNSTLVIMERAINGVPNMRYMTSAATSAGEASIMITFEPGTDPNVAVLNVNNRIQMIKNQLPPIVEREGIIVMQNMTSMLMYVNVYSKDPNHDQNFLYNYVSANLLPEIQRVRGVGRAKILGNRAYAMRVELDLDRMRAYNVSSADIMEMIKEQSIIGSPGRLGQATGTTSQTIEYVLTWVGRYDKPEQYAEIILRENEKGEILRLKDVAKVSLGSSFYDLYSDIDGFPSASIVLKQTPGSNAADVIEQVKDKLKEFKDESFPPGMDYAVSYDVSSFLDASIEKVLHTLFEAFILVSLVVYLFLGDFRSTLIPTLAVPVSLIGTFFFMSMFGMSINLITLFALVLAIGVVVDDAIVVVEAVHAKMHEKHLSPYLATKEVVGEISGAIIAITLVMTSVFIPVCFMPGAVGVFYRQFALTMAMSIVLSGIVALTLTPVLCAMILKPHAKAGDKQTGLIGFVNRAIKKVAGPSANIVRLVLSIILGLAVGYGVYELLHIEFVHELVSEQLPLTQQRMIIIASVVAVLAIFTFRSMFSGSEPGETKKRGPLGIFLHYFDRGVEMVTGGYVGIVSLIVTRRLVTMIVIGAFSYGILVVNQILPSGFIPLEDQGVIYGIIQTPPGSTLEYTNSKAHELQKICQGFDEVTSVTSLAGYEILTEGRGSNAGTCLINLKPWADRELTSKEIIEQLEEKGQEIADVKLEFFEPPAVPGFGAAGGFSLCLLDKTNSGNYEAFGEVTENFLAELGKRKELKGIFTFFASNYPQYEIIIDNDVAMQKGVTIADAMDNLSIVVGSTWEQGFIRFGQFYKVYVQAAPEFRRYPEDLENMFVKNDEGEMVPYSAFMKLEKLQGMNEINRYNLYTTAIIQGAPASGYSSGQAIAAIQEVAEQTLPHGYGIGWQGLSYDEASKGNTAIYIFIVVVIFVYLVLVGQYESFLLPLAVLASLPVGLFGSFLMLKAMGLANDVYCQIGLVMLVGLLGKNAILIIEFAVQRRHEGLSLRDAAIEGGNLRFRPIVMTSFAFIAGLIPLVRATGPGAIGNRTIGTTAVGGMLMGTLIGVVVIPGLYYLFAKISDGKKLIRDEHDDPLSEILERHDGHGHSTDVDDSDENEPPEAETPAH from the coding sequence ATGTTCTCGAAATTTCTGCATCGACCGGCGCTGGCGATCGTCATCTCGCTGCTCATTTTGTTTATGGGCGGCCTGGCGATTACCTCTCTGCCGATCTCCCAATTTCCATCCGTCGCACCGCCAAGCGTGGTGGTCGCGGTCTCTTTCCCCGGGGCCAGCGCTAAGATTCTGGTCAACTCGACGCTCGTGATTATGGAACGAGCGATCAACGGCGTGCCGAACATGCGGTACATGACTTCCGCCGCAACGAGCGCCGGCGAAGCGTCGATCATGATCACCTTCGAGCCGGGCACTGACCCGAACGTCGCGGTCTTGAACGTCAATAACCGCATCCAGATGATTAAGAATCAGCTCCCTCCGATCGTGGAGCGAGAAGGCATCATCGTCATGCAGAACATGACGTCCATGCTGATGTACGTGAACGTTTACAGCAAAGACCCCAACCACGACCAGAACTTTCTCTACAACTATGTCAGCGCCAACCTCTTGCCCGAGATCCAGCGCGTGCGGGGCGTCGGTCGCGCCAAGATCCTCGGCAACCGCGCTTATGCGATGCGCGTCGAGTTAGACCTGGACCGCATGCGGGCCTATAACGTCTCCTCTGCCGACATCATGGAGATGATCAAAGAGCAAAGCATCATCGGTTCGCCGGGACGATTGGGTCAGGCGACCGGAACGACATCGCAAACCATCGAATACGTGCTGACCTGGGTGGGGCGCTACGACAAGCCGGAACAATACGCCGAGATTATCTTAAGAGAAAACGAAAAAGGGGAAATCCTGCGGCTCAAAGATGTGGCCAAAGTCTCGCTGGGCTCCTCGTTTTATGACCTCTATTCGGATATCGACGGCTTCCCATCCGCTTCGATCGTGCTCAAGCAAACTCCCGGCTCCAACGCCGCGGACGTGATTGAGCAAGTCAAGGATAAGTTGAAAGAATTTAAAGACGAGTCGTTCCCGCCGGGGATGGACTACGCGGTCAGCTACGACGTTTCCAGCTTCTTGGACGCATCGATCGAGAAGGTGCTGCACACGCTATTTGAAGCGTTCATCCTGGTTTCGCTGGTGGTCTATCTGTTCCTCGGCGACTTCCGCAGCACGCTCATTCCCACGCTGGCGGTTCCGGTGTCGTTGATCGGAACTTTTTTCTTCATGAGCATGTTTGGGATGTCAATCAACCTGATTACGCTCTTTGCGTTGGTGCTTGCGATCGGCGTGGTGGTCGACGACGCGATCGTCGTGGTCGAAGCCGTGCACGCCAAGATGCACGAGAAGCATCTCTCTCCGTATCTGGCCACCAAAGAAGTGGTCGGAGAGATCAGCGGCGCCATCATCGCGATTACCTTGGTGATGACCTCGGTGTTTATTCCGGTCTGCTTTATGCCGGGCGCCGTCGGCGTCTTCTATCGCCAGTTCGCGCTGACGATGGCGATGTCAATCGTGCTCTCCGGCATCGTCGCTCTGACGCTGACCCCGGTGCTGTGTGCGATGATTTTGAAGCCCCACGCGAAAGCCGGAGACAAACAAACCGGTCTGATCGGCTTCGTGAATCGCGCTATCAAAAAAGTCGCCGGCCCATCCGCCAACATCGTGCGTCTGGTGCTATCGATAATTCTCGGCTTGGCTGTCGGATACGGCGTCTATGAGTTGCTGCATATTGAGTTCGTTCATGAATTGGTTTCGGAACAATTGCCGCTAACGCAACAACGGATGATCATTATCGCCAGCGTCGTCGCGGTACTGGCCATCTTTACCTTCCGGTCGATGTTCTCGGGAAGTGAGCCGGGCGAAACGAAGAAACGCGGGCCGCTTGGCATCTTTTTGCATTACTTTGACCGCGGCGTCGAAATGGTGACCGGCGGTTATGTCGGCATTGTGAGCCTGATCGTCACGCGACGGTTGGTGACCATGATTGTCATCGGCGCATTTAGCTATGGCATCTTGGTGGTGAATCAGATTCTCCCCTCCGGCTTTATTCCGCTGGAAGATCAGGGCGTTATCTACGGGATCATCCAGACCCCTCCAGGATCGACGCTCGAGTACACCAACTCGAAGGCCCACGAACTGCAGAAGATCTGTCAAGGATTTGATGAAGTCACCTCCGTCACTTCGTTGGCCGGCTACGAAATTTTGACCGAAGGTCGCGGTTCGAACGCGGGTACCTGCCTGATCAACTTGAAGCCTTGGGCCGATCGCGAACTAACCTCGAAAGAGATCATTGAACAGCTTGAGGAAAAAGGGCAAGAAATCGCCGACGTGAAGCTGGAGTTCTTTGAACCGCCCGCCGTTCCGGGGTTTGGCGCCGCCGGCGGTTTCTCGCTCTGCTTGCTCGACAAGACGAACAGCGGCAACTACGAAGCGTTCGGCGAAGTGACCGAAAACTTCCTGGCCGAGCTCGGAAAACGGAAGGAGCTGAAAGGCATCTTCACCTTCTTTGCAAGCAACTATCCGCAGTATGAAATCATCATCGACAATGACGTGGCCATGCAGAAAGGGGTTACCATCGCCGATGCGATGGACAACCTCTCGATCGTCGTGGGCAGCACCTGGGAACAAGGCTTTATCCGTTTCGGTCAGTTCTACAAAGTCTACGTTCAGGCCGCTCCCGAGTTCCGACGCTACCCCGAAGACTTGGAGAATATGTTCGTCAAGAACGACGAAGGGGAAATGGTTCCCTACTCGGCGTTCATGAAGCTCGAAAAGTTGCAGGGGATGAACGAAATCAACCGCTACAACCTTTATACGACCGCGATCATCCAAGGCGCTCCGGCGAGCGGTTACAGTAGCGGTCAAGCAATCGCGGCGATTCAGGAAGTCGCCGAACAGACGCTGCCTCACGGTTACGGCATCGGTTGGCAAGGTCTCTCGTATGACGAAGCTAGTAAGGGAAATACGGCGATCTATATTTTCATCGTCGTCGTGATCTTCGTCTATCTGGTTCTGGTCGGGCAGTACGAAAGTTTCCTCTTGCCGCTGGCGGTGCTCGCTTCGTTGCCGGTCGGTTTGTTCGGCTCGTTTCTGATGCTCAAAGCGATGGGATTGGCCAACGACGTCTACTGTCAGATTGGCCTCGTCATGCTGGTCGGTCTGTTGGGTAAGAATGCGATTTTGATCATCGAATTCGCCGTCCAAAGGCGCCACGAAGGGCTGAGCTTGCGAGACGCGGCGATCGAAGGCGGCAATCTCCGCTTCCGTCCGATCGTGATGACCTCGTTCGCGTTCATCGCTGGTCTGATTCCGTTGGTGCGTGCGACCGGTCCCGGAGCGATCGGAAACCGAACCATCGGCACCACGGCGGTCGGCGGCATGCTCATGGGTACGTTGATCGGCGTCGTGGTCATTCCCGGTCTCTATTACCTGTTCGCGAAGATTTCCGACGGTAAGAAGCTGATTCGGGATGAACATGACGACCCGTTAAGCGAGATCCTAGAACGGCATGACGGGCACGGGCATAGCACCGATGTCGATGATTCCGATGAAAACGAACCACCGGAAGCGGAAACGCCTGCCCATTGA
- the fliG gene encoding flagellar motor switch protein FliG, whose translation MPKVRDNGSHQTNPNLRKAAIVLMSLPEDDAAQLMGRMNPKEVEAVCIEIAHLDRLTGQEQETAILSFAEQNPNQLAGAGGGIGLAKNLVTRALGKGANETLDNVRQSVESIPFGFLRKVDSQNLLTFIVDEHPQTIALILSHLPASYGAEIISGLPADRQLSVIRRIANMGQTNPEVIEEVEKGLETRMASVMSQSFENAGGVPTVAEILNVTDRATERALLEHLAQEDPDLVEEIRRLMFVFDDIQKLADKDMQAVLKNVESAQWAMALKGASQELRDKVVGNMSKRAADMLLEEMDFLGAVKVSEVEGVQQQIVDIVRRLEDAGEIALSAGDEEEQLVQ comes from the coding sequence ATGCCAAAAGTTCGCGACAACGGGTCTCACCAGACCAATCCCAATCTGCGTAAAGCGGCCATCGTCTTGATGAGCCTGCCCGAGGACGATGCGGCCCAACTGATGGGCCGGATGAACCCCAAGGAAGTTGAAGCGGTCTGTATCGAGATCGCGCATCTCGATCGACTGACCGGCCAAGAGCAAGAAACGGCGATCCTGTCTTTCGCTGAGCAGAACCCCAATCAACTTGCTGGCGCCGGCGGCGGCATCGGCCTGGCCAAAAACCTGGTCACGCGGGCCCTGGGCAAAGGGGCCAACGAAACTCTCGACAACGTTCGCCAATCGGTCGAATCGATCCCATTTGGCTTCTTGCGTAAAGTCGACAGCCAAAACCTGCTCACCTTTATCGTCGACGAACACCCGCAAACCATCGCGTTGATCTTGTCGCACTTGCCCGCGTCGTACGGCGCCGAAATCATCTCGGGTTTGCCGGCCGATCGGCAACTGTCGGTCATTCGCCGCATCGCCAACATGGGACAAACCAATCCTGAAGTGATTGAGGAGGTCGAAAAAGGGCTCGAGACGCGGATGGCCAGCGTGATGAGCCAATCGTTTGAAAACGCCGGCGGCGTCCCGACCGTCGCCGAGATCTTAAACGTCACCGATCGCGCCACCGAACGAGCGCTGCTCGAGCATCTCGCCCAGGAAGATCCTGATCTGGTCGAAGAGATTCGCCGCTTGATGTTCGTCTTTGACGACATCCAAAAGCTGGCCGACAAAGACATGCAAGCGGTCCTCAAAAACGTCGAAAGCGCCCAATGGGCGATGGCCCTCAAAGGGGCCAGCCAAGAGCTGCGCGACAAAGTGGTCGGCAACATGTCCAAACGGGCCGCCGATATGCTGCTGGAGGAAATGGACTTCCTGGGCGCCGTCAAGGTTTCGGAAGTCGAAGGAGTCCAACAGCAAATCGTCGACATCGTCCGCCGCCTGGAAG
- a CDS encoding GntR family transcriptional regulator — protein MSQETYAEQAYQQIMNRLLKHEVAPGEPIDRRELANQLNVSLLPISDAIQRLTYEGFLTTRRRQGTFVTVPNRNDIQDQLLLREALECQASRIYFGTSIQSAKRQLVKLAKAADKAAMEGRQISSEDYAFHTVLIKLTQNKAIIHCFQRVSNLTLFQHISLISPVKSTAYDGHRELLEDLLAATTADQAEARIRKHMHIGKSQILGDPQ, from the coding sequence ATGAGTCAAGAGACCTACGCCGAGCAGGCCTATCAACAAATTATGAATCGCCTGCTCAAGCACGAAGTGGCCCCCGGCGAACCGATCGATCGACGGGAGCTCGCCAATCAGCTGAACGTGAGCCTTCTGCCGATCTCCGACGCGATTCAACGGCTGACTTATGAAGGCTTTCTGACCACTCGACGACGACAAGGAACCTTCGTCACCGTTCCCAATCGGAACGATATCCAAGATCAGCTCCTTCTTCGTGAAGCGCTGGAGTGCCAAGCGAGTCGCATCTATTTCGGCACATCCATTCAGTCCGCCAAACGCCAACTCGTCAAACTAGCGAAGGCCGCGGATAAGGCGGCGATGGAAGGGCGGCAAATCAGTTCGGAAGACTACGCTTTTCATACGGTCCTCATCAAATTGACTCAGAATAAGGCCATCATCCATTGCTTCCAGCGCGTCAGCAATCTGACTCTATTTCAACATATTTCGCTGATTAGTCCCGTAAAATCCACCGCCTACGATGGTCACCGGGAACTCTTAGAAGATCTGCTTGCAGCGACGACAGCCGATCAGGCGGAAGCGCGCATTCGCAAACACATGCACATCGGCAAGTCGCAGATCTTGGGAGATCCTCAATGA
- a CDS encoding triphosphoribosyl-dephospho-CoA synthase, translating to MSDNSQSDGRWSELTIGQMATLACLLEVNAPKPGNVHRGADFSNLGLNDFAASAVAIGPALDVAGQSRIGRTVLAAVRATRRVVDTNTNLGLVLLLAPLAVVPVRELNPRGVAKGLADLNEDDAADVYRAIALAKPGGMGNVDQMDAFGPPPADLLAAMRAAADRDLIARQYVNGCEQVFAAVDYLTDARAAHLPLADRIVHAHVRQMAEYPDSLIQRKCGDEIAAKSALMAQRVLDAGEPISEEYFYELRNLDFWLRADDHRRNPGTSADIIGGAIFVALRQRKVTLPLRSAPTSSAESLS from the coding sequence ATGAGTGACAATAGCCAGAGTGACGGGCGTTGGTCCGAACTGACGATTGGCCAGATGGCGACACTCGCTTGTCTGCTGGAAGTCAACGCGCCGAAGCCGGGCAATGTCCATCGTGGGGCCGATTTCAGCAATCTAGGGCTCAACGATTTTGCCGCCAGCGCCGTTGCGATTGGGCCGGCGCTTGATGTCGCCGGACAAAGTCGCATCGGCCGGACCGTTTTAGCGGCGGTTCGAGCGACGCGCCGCGTGGTCGACACCAATACCAACTTGGGGCTGGTGCTGCTGCTGGCGCCGCTGGCGGTTGTGCCGGTCAGGGAGTTGAATCCCCGCGGCGTCGCCAAAGGGCTGGCCGATTTGAATGAAGATGACGCCGCTGACGTTTACCGGGCGATCGCGTTGGCGAAACCCGGCGGCATGGGAAACGTGGACCAGATGGACGCTTTTGGCCCCCCGCCGGCCGATTTGCTAGCTGCGATGCGGGCCGCCGCCGATCGAGACCTGATCGCCCGGCAGTATGTCAACGGTTGCGAGCAGGTCTTCGCCGCGGTCGACTATTTGACCGACGCCAGGGCTGCACATCTTCCGCTCGCCGATCGAATTGTCCACGCGCATGTCCGGCAAATGGCTGAATATCCCGATAGTTTGATTCAGCGAAAATGTGGAGACGAGATCGCCGCCAAAAGCGCGCTGATGGCCCAGCGCGTGTTGGACGCTGGAGAGCCGATTAGCGAAGAATACTTCTACGAGCTCCGCAATCTCGACTTCTGGTTACGGGCCGACGATCATCGGCGCAACCCCGGCACGTCAGCCGATATCATCGGTGGAGCGATCTTTGTGGCGCTGCGTCAGCGGAAAGTGACGCTGCCGTTGCGATCGGCGCCGACCTCATCAGCGGAATCATTGTCATGA